In the genome of Bacilli bacterium PM5-9, one region contains:
- a CDS encoding 5-(carboxyamino)imidazole ribonucleotide mutase (product_source=KO:K01588; cath_funfam=3.40.50.7700; cog=COG0041; ko=KO:K01588; pfam=PF00731; smart=SM01001; superfamily=52255; tigrfam=TIGR01162) translates to MKVAIIMGSNSDYEVMKKAEDMLKDFNIAYETKVVSAHRTPKMMFDFATNAYDNGFNVIIAGAGGAAHLPGMVASLTCLPVIGVPIKLKALEGLDSLLSIVQMPNGIPVATMGINQAGNAALHAISIIASSNQEVYQKLKDYRASLEQKVKEMELK, encoded by the coding sequence ATGAAAGTAGCAATCATTATGGGATCAAACAGTGATTATGAAGTAATGAAAAAAGCAGAAGATATGTTAAAAGATTTTAATATTGCTTATGAAACAAAAGTAGTTTCAGCACATCGAACACCAAAAATGATGTTTGATTTTGCAACTAATGCTTATGATAATGGATTTAATGTCATCATTGCAGGAGCAGGAGGAGCAGCACATTTACCAGGAATGGTAGCTTCTTTAACATGTTTACCTGTAATTGGAGTTCCAATTAAATTAAAAGCTTTAGAAGGACTTGATTCGTTGTTATCAATTGTTCAAATGCCAAATGGTATTCCAGTTGCTACAATGGGAATTAACCAAGCTGGAAATGCTGCTTTACATGCAATATCAATAATTGCTAGTTCTAATCAAGAAGTGTATCAAAAATTAAAGGATTATCGTGCATCTCTTGAGCAAAAAGTAAAAGAAATGGAATTGAAATAA
- a CDS encoding phosphoribosylformylglycinamidine cyclo-ligase (product_source=KO:K01933; cath_funfam=3.30.1330.10,3.90.650.10; cog=COG0150; ko=KO:K01933; pfam=PF00586,PF02769; superfamily=55326,56042; tigrfam=TIGR00878): MKDNKYSEAGVNVEAGYESVELIKKHVASTNNIGTVSGLGGFGALFDFQKYNYKNPMLVAGTDGVGTKLEIAKEMEVFDTIGIDLVAMCVNDIVTIGAKPLFFLDYIAVDVNRPTKIEKIVEGICAGLRMCDCALIGGETAEMPGVYHKDGFDLAGFVTGIVEKDQVINADDVCENQVIIGVASSGIHSNGYSLVRKIIKDNNLDLNKVYPELDENKTLGEVVLTPTKIYVNETLDLINEIDVKGIVHITGGGFYENVKRITGDYGAIIEQDKLDILPIFKFLQEKGNLEFNEMFGYFNMGIGMMYIVDEKDVAKTLEVLGDAKVIGKVSNDGEIKIC, translated from the coding sequence ATGAAAGATAATAAATATAGTGAAGCAGGAGTTAATGTTGAAGCTGGTTATGAAAGTGTTGAATTAATTAAAAAACATGTTGCTTCAACTAATAATATAGGAACTGTTTCAGGATTAGGTGGTTTTGGAGCTTTATTTGATTTTCAAAAGTATAACTACAAAAATCCAATGTTAGTTGCTGGTACAGATGGAGTAGGAACTAAATTGGAAATTGCTAAAGAAATGGAAGTATTTGATACAATTGGTATTGATTTAGTAGCAATGTGTGTTAATGATATTGTAACAATTGGAGCTAAGCCATTATTCTTTTTAGATTATATTGCAGTAGATGTGAATCGTCCAACTAAAATTGAAAAAATAGTTGAAGGAATTTGTGCAGGTCTTAGAATGTGTGATTGTGCTTTAATTGGTGGGGAAACTGCTGAGATGCCAGGAGTTTACCATAAAGATGGTTTTGATTTAGCTGGCTTTGTTACTGGTATTGTTGAAAAAGATCAGGTTATTAATGCTGATGATGTTTGTGAAAATCAAGTTATTATTGGAGTTGCTTCAAGTGGTATTCACTCAAATGGTTATAGCTTAGTTAGAAAAATTATTAAAGATAATAATTTAGATTTAAATAAGGTTTATCCTGAATTAGATGAGAATAAAACTTTAGGCGAGGTTGTTTTAACACCTACTAAAATTTATGTTAATGAAACATTAGATTTAATAAATGAGATTGATGTAAAAGGAATTGTTCATATTACTGGTGGTGGTTTTTATGAAAATGTTAAACGAATTACTGGTGATTATGGTGCTATTATTGAACAAGATAAGTTAGATATTTTACCAATATTTAAATTTTTACAAGAAAAAGGTAACCTTGAGTTTAATGAAATGTTTGGTTATTTTAATATGGGTATTGGAATGATGTATATTGTTGATGAAAAAGATGTGGCTAAAACATTGGAAGTTTTAGGTGATGCTAAAGTTATTGGTAAAGTTAGCAATGATGGAGAAATTAAGATATGTTAA
- a CDS encoding amidophosphoribosyltransferase (product_source=KO:K00764; cath_funfam=3.60.20.10; cog=COG0034; ko=KO:K00764; pfam=PF00156,PF13522; superfamily=53271,56235; tigrfam=TIGR01134), translating to MFDIKGLNEECGVFAVSNNKNAITLSYYGLHCLQHRGQEGAGIAFRKDNDIDVVKGKGLVADVLTSEVIASNSSTEAIAHVRYATEGGLGLANVQPFSFKFFDESIALAHNGHIGNAKLLKRNLEAKGSVFSSTSDSEILIHLLRNESGSFHERLVSSLIKLDGAFAYVMLHNSGLYGIRDRHGLRPLSIGQLEDDSYVLTSETCVFSVIGAKFIRDVEPGEIVRIYEGQIESSFYAKDTSQNMCLMEYVYFSRPDSSLDGTNVHFARKLSGKILAQESGIDADIVVGVPDSSTSAAIGYAEATGIPYEMGLIKNRYVGRTFIQPTQELREKGVRMKLSAVSEIVGGKRIVLIDDSIVRGTTSKRIVQLLKEAGAKEVHVRIASPAIKYPCYYGVDISTYEELISNRLNVEELAEFIKADSLAFLSLEGLENALLTTKYGKECKCDQETRYCTACFNGNYVTSLYESVECFNIDKKKF from the coding sequence ATGTTTGATATAAAAGGATTGAATGAAGAATGTGGTGTTTTTGCAGTATCTAACAACAAAAATGCTATTACATTAAGTTATTATGGATTACATTGTTTACAGCATCGTGGACAAGAAGGAGCTGGAATTGCTTTTCGAAAAGATAACGATATTGATGTTGTTAAAGGAAAAGGACTAGTTGCTGATGTTTTAACAAGTGAAGTAATTGCTAGTAATTCTAGTACTGAAGCTATTGCTCATGTTCGTTATGCAACAGAGGGTGGACTTGGTTTAGCAAACGTTCAACCATTTAGTTTTAAATTTTTTGATGAAAGCATTGCTCTAGCTCATAATGGACACATTGGAAATGCCAAGTTATTAAAAAGAAATTTAGAGGCTAAAGGAAGTGTTTTCTCAAGCACATCTGATAGTGAAATTCTAATTCATTTATTAAGAAATGAAAGTGGAAGTTTTCATGAACGTTTAGTTAGTTCATTAATTAAATTAGATGGTGCTTTTGCCTATGTAATGTTACATAATAGTGGTTTATATGGGATAAGAGATCGTCATGGTTTAAGACCACTATCAATTGGTCAACTTGAAGATGACAGTTATGTTTTAACATCAGAAACTTGTGTTTTTAGTGTTATTGGAGCCAAGTTTATTAGAGATGTTGAACCAGGTGAAATAGTTAGAATTTATGAAGGTCAAATTGAATCTTCATTCTATGCAAAAGATACATCACAAAATATGTGTTTAATGGAATATGTCTATTTTTCAAGACCAGATAGTTCATTAGATGGAACAAATGTTCATTTTGCTCGAAAATTGAGTGGTAAAATTTTAGCTCAAGAATCTGGAATAGATGCTGATATTGTGGTTGGGGTACCTGATTCAAGTACCTCAGCAGCAATTGGTTATGCAGAAGCAACAGGTATTCCATATGAAATGGGATTAATTAAAAATAGATATGTTGGACGTACATTCATTCAACCAACACAGGAACTTCGTGAAAAAGGTGTTAGAATGAAGTTATCGGCTGTTAGTGAAATAGTTGGTGGCAAACGAATAGTGTTAATTGATGATTCAATTGTTCGTGGTACAACTTCAAAAAGAATAGTGCAGTTATTAAAAGAAGCAGGAGCAAAAGAAGTTCATGTTCGTATTGCCTCACCTGCAATTAAATATCCATGCTATTATGGAGTTGATATTTCAACATACGAAGAATTGATTAGTAATCGTTTAAATGTTGAAGAATTAGCCGAATTTATTAAAGCTGATTCATTGGCCTTTTTAAGTTTAGAAGGTTTAGAAAATGCTTTATTAACAACCAAATATGGAAAAGAATGTAAATGTGATCAAGAAACTAGATATTGCACAGCTTGTTTTAATGGAAATTATGTAACAAGTCTTTATGAATCAGTTGAATGTTTTAATATTGATAAAAAGAAATTTTAG
- a CDS encoding phosphoribosylglycinamide formyltransferase-1 (product_source=KO:K11175; cath_funfam=3.40.50.170; cog=COG0299; ko=KO:K11175; pfam=PF00551; superfamily=53328; tigrfam=TIGR00639), which translates to MLKNVAVFASGNGSNFQAIIDAMNNKELAISIKILVCNNDDAYAINRAIENDIDVILIDYKKYSSYEIESMLVAKLKELKIDYILLAGFMRKLTPLFISSYRNRIINIHPSLLPKYKGLHAIEQALDNGDNEIGVSVHFVDEKLDNGPIIIQDSVDIKGLSSDDMYEKIHKLEHVLYVKAIKKVLEEA; encoded by the coding sequence ATGTTAAAAAATGTAGCTGTTTTTGCGAGTGGAAATGGAAGTAATTTTCAAGCAATTATTGATGCAATGAATAATAAGGAATTGGCTATTTCAATAAAAATACTAGTTTGTAATAATGATGATGCTTATGCAATTAATAGAGCGATTGAAAATGATATAGATGTTATTTTAATTGATTATAAAAAATATTCTAGTTATGAAATTGAAAGTATGTTGGTTGCTAAACTTAAAGAGCTAAAAATAGATTATATTTTATTAGCTGGCTTTATGCGTAAACTAACACCTTTGTTTATTTCATCATATCGTAATAGAATAATTAATATTCACCCTTCATTACTTCCAAAATATAAAGGATTGCATGCAATTGAACAAGCTTTAGATAATGGTGATAATGAAATAGGTGTAAGTGTTCATTTTGTTGATGAAAAATTAGACAATGGTCCAATTATTATTCAAGATAGTGTGGATATTAAAGGTTTATCAAGTGATGATATGTATGAGAAAATTCATAAACTTGAACATGTTTTATATGTTAAAGCGATAAAAAAAGTATTGGAGGAAGCATAA
- a CDS encoding phosphoribosylaminoimidazolecarboxamide formyltransferase/IMP cyclohydrolase (product_source=KO:K00602; cath_funfam=3.40.140.20,3.40.50.1380; cog=COG0138; ko=KO:K00602; pfam=PF01808,PF02142; smart=SM00798,SM00851; superfamily=52335,53927; tigrfam=TIGR00355), which yields MFNKNALISVTDKNNLAFLVSSLIENNYNIIATTSTAKAIKDLGYECQLVEDITDFPEMLGGRVKTLQPQVHGGILADLSNEDHLNDLKEYKIEPITLVVCNLYPFEQVLEDEINRHENVLKNNVNSMEIIESAAQMNSNLIENIDIGGVTLIRAASKNYKHVSLLCSPDDYPEFVSKLNDDSITLEYRKDLAAKGFIHTANYDSMIANYFMGSKEEMPQLLVSAPLNKKLRYGENPYQEAFYFESENDVPYSINTSKIIQGKELSYNNLLDIDAAYHAIYEFDKPCAIALKHNTPCGVGFDNDILKAYEKCFVNDPVSIFGGIVILNRMVNEDLALNLSEIFLEIIIAPDYSQEALDVFSKKKNLRVIKGDFNKEKYYDFQLKSITGGYLYQRAKEEILNFEVVSEKTINDDVEEKLINLFKVVKNVKSNAIVIGQGDVVLGISGGMVSRVDACEFALSKAIKNEAYNKNEPLLLASDGFFPFNDIVDLAKQYNIEYIIQPGGSINDEKLIKACNEENIAMAFTNIRYFKH from the coding sequence ATGTTTAATAAAAATGCCTTGATTAGTGTAACTGATAAAAATAATTTAGCTTTTTTAGTAAGTAGTCTTATTGAAAATAACTACAATATTATTGCAACTACTTCAACTGCTAAGGCTATTAAGGATTTGGGTTATGAGTGTCAATTAGTTGAAGATATTACTGATTTTCCAGAAATGCTTGGTGGTCGTGTTAAAACATTACAACCACAAGTCCATGGTGGAATACTTGCTGATCTTTCTAATGAGGATCATCTAAATGATTTAAAAGAGTATAAAATTGAGCCTATTACTTTAGTAGTCTGTAATTTATATCCGTTTGAACAAGTTTTAGAGGATGAAATTAATAGACATGAGAATGTTCTTAAAAATAATGTCAACTCAATGGAAATTATAGAATCAGCTGCTCAAATGAATAGTAACCTTATTGAAAATATTGATATTGGTGGTGTTACTTTAATTAGAGCTGCTTCTAAAAATTATAAACATGTTAGTTTATTATGTAGTCCAGATGATTATCCTGAGTTTGTTAGTAAATTGAACGATGATAGTATTACTTTAGAGTATCGTAAGGATTTAGCGGCAAAGGGATTTATTCACACTGCAAATTATGATAGTATGATTGCTAATTATTTTATGGGAAGTAAAGAAGAGATGCCTCAATTATTAGTTAGTGCACCTTTAAATAAGAAACTTCGTTATGGTGAAAATCCTTATCAAGAGGCGTTTTATTTTGAAAGTGAAAATGATGTTCCTTATAGTATTAATACTTCTAAAATTATTCAAGGAAAAGAATTATCTTATAATAATTTATTAGATATTGATGCTGCATACCATGCGATTTATGAGTTTGATAAGCCTTGTGCTATTGCTTTAAAGCACAATACACCATGTGGAGTTGGTTTTGACAATGATATTTTAAAAGCTTATGAGAAATGCTTTGTTAATGATCCAGTTAGTATTTTTGGTGGTATTGTTATATTAAATCGAATGGTTAATGAGGATTTAGCACTTAATTTAAGTGAAATCTTTTTAGAAATAATAATTGCTCCTGATTATAGTCAAGAGGCGCTTGATGTTTTTAGTAAAAAGAAAAATTTAAGGGTTATAAAAGGTGATTTTAATAAAGAAAAATACTATGATTTCCAACTGAAAAGCATTACTGGTGGATATTTGTATCAACGTGCTAAAGAAGAGATTTTAAATTTTGAAGTTGTAAGTGAAAAAACAATTAATGATGATGTTGAAGAGAAACTTATTAATTTATTTAAGGTTGTTAAAAATGTTAAATCAAATGCGATTGTTATTGGACAAGGTGATGTTGTCTTAGGTATTAGTGGTGGAATGGTTTCACGAGTTGATGCTTGTGAGTTTGCTTTGAGTAAAGCAATTAAAAATGAAGCATATAATAAAAATGAACCTCTTTTACTAGCTAGTGATGGTTTCTTTCCATTCAATGATATTGTTGATTTAGCAAAGCAATATAATATTGAATACATCATTCAACCAGGTGGCAGTATTAATGATGAAAAATTAATAAAAGCTTGTAATGAAGAAAATATTGCAATGGCTTTTACAAATATTAGATATTTTAAACATTAG
- a CDS encoding phosphoribosylaminoimidazole-succinocarboxamide synthase (product_source=KO:K01923; cath_funfam=3.30.200.20,3.30.470.20; cog=COG0152; ko=KO:K01923; pfam=PF01259; superfamily=56104; tigrfam=TIGR00081) has protein sequence MEKENIIYEGKAKYILETANPNEIIVKYKDDATAFNGVKKAKIENKGILNNKITVIIYNYLMENKIDTHLIKMADERSQLCKKVTIFPIEFICRNVVAGAMAKRLGLEEGMKLSEPVLEISYKNDRLNDPLLNDAHAYALKIINKEQLEYCYNQVLKINELLIDLFNRMDITLIDFKVEFGLDKDGKILLADEFSPDNCRLWETKTGRKLDKDVFRRDLGDITDTYQLVLSKLEALNL, from the coding sequence ATGGAAAAAGAAAATATTATTTATGAGGGTAAAGCAAAATATATTTTAGAAACAGCAAACCCTAATGAAATAATAGTTAAATATAAAGATGATGCAACAGCATTTAATGGTGTAAAAAAAGCAAAGATAGAAAATAAAGGTATTCTTAATAATAAGATAACTGTTATTATATATAATTATTTAATGGAAAATAAAATTGATACTCATTTAATTAAAATGGCTGATGAAAGAAGTCAATTATGTAAAAAAGTAACAATCTTCCCTATAGAATTCATTTGTCGTAATGTGGTTGCTGGTGCAATGGCAAAGCGATTAGGATTAGAAGAAGGTATGAAGTTAAGTGAGCCAGTTTTAGAAATAAGTTATAAAAATGATCGATTAAATGATCCACTTTTAAATGATGCACATGCTTATGCATTAAAAATTATAAACAAAGAACAATTAGAGTATTGTTATAACCAAGTATTAAAAATAAATGAATTATTAATTGATTTATTTAATAGAATGGATATTACTTTAATTGATTTTAAAGTAGAATTTGGATTAGATAAAGATGGAAAGATTTTATTGGCCGATGAGTTTAGTCCTGATAATTGTCGTTTATGGGAAACTAAAACAGGTCGTAAATTAGATAAAGATGTCTTTAGAAGAGATCTTGGAGATATAACGGATACATATCAATTAGTATTAAGTAAATTAGAAGCACTAAATTTATAA
- a CDS encoding 5-(carboxyamino)imidazole ribonucleotide synthase (product_source=KO:K01589; cath_funfam=3.30.1490.20,3.30.470.20,3.40.50.20; cog=COG0026; ko=KO:K01589; pfam=PF02222,PF17769; superfamily=51246,52440,56059; tigrfam=TIGR01161): protein MKTIGIIGGGQLGMFLAIAAYEMGYETIVYDCKEDCCAKNIASKFVLGSFDDEQKLESFAKECDVITYEFENINSDLVKKLSLKYPIVQTEKPLVLSSSRLNERKMANKLNINQPKWQFIESKEDIKNIEITYPYLLKSDSLGYDGKGQYMINCESDLDKVVFDNVVYLAEKKIDFDYELSIIACRSINDEIIIYEPFVNDHHKGILNITLIQQAIKPEILKQANQAIEKIMADENIYGILCCEFFIKDNKIYFNEMAPRPHNSGHITMDTHYISQYENHLRAILGLPLGTTKIKCSGFMVNVLGQDVDKTKEFVQKHGSVCKYYDYHKEAKYNRKVGHLIVFDDDYLKYFKETWK, encoded by the coding sequence ATGAAAACAATAGGTATTATTGGTGGTGGACAACTAGGAATGTTTTTAGCAATCGCTGCTTATGAAATGGGCTATGAAACAATAGTTTATGATTGTAAAGAAGATTGTTGTGCTAAAAATATCGCAAGCAAATTTGTATTAGGTAGTTTTGATGATGAACAAAAATTAGAGTCATTTGCTAAAGAGTGTGATGTTATTACCTACGAATTTGAAAATATTAATAGTGATTTAGTAAAAAAACTTAGTTTAAAGTATCCAATTGTTCAAACTGAAAAACCATTAGTTTTATCAAGTTCTCGCTTAAATGAAAGAAAAATGGCTAATAAGTTAAATATTAATCAACCTAAATGGCAATTCATTGAAAGTAAAGAAGATATAAAAAATATTGAAATAACATATCCTTACTTATTAAAATCAGATTCACTTGGTTATGATGGTAAAGGTCAATATATGATTAATTGTGAAAGTGATTTAGATAAGGTTGTTTTTGATAATGTGGTATATCTTGCTGAAAAGAAAATTGATTTTGATTATGAATTAAGTATTATAGCTTGTCGTTCAATAAATGATGAGATAATTATCTATGAACCATTTGTTAATGATCATCACAAGGGCATCTTAAATATTACTTTAATTCAACAAGCAATCAAACCAGAAATTTTAAAGCAAGCAAATCAAGCTATTGAAAAAATAATGGCTGATGAAAATATTTATGGTATTTTATGTTGTGAGTTTTTCATCAAAGATAATAAAATCTATTTTAATGAAATGGCTCCACGTCCTCATAATAGTGGGCATATTACTATGGATACTCATTATATTTCACAATATGAAAATCATTTAAGAGCTATTTTAGGATTACCACTAGGAACAACAAAAATAAAATGTTCAGGTTTCATGGTTAATGTTTTAGGACAAGATGTTGATAAAACAAAAGAATTTGTGCAAAAACATGGTAGTGTTTGTAAATATTATGATTATCATAAAGAAGCTAAATATAATAGAAAAGTAGGTCATTTAATTGTTTTTGATGATGATTACTTAAAATATTTTAAAGAAACTTGGAAATAG